One window of Chryseobacterium indologenes genomic DNA carries:
- the hemH gene encoding ferrochelatase: MNNKGILLVNLGSPRSTSVNDVKEYLDEFLMDERVIDYRWIFRALLVQGIILKTRPAKSAEAYKTVWTDEGSPLIVITEKIQKKLQKLVDVPVEIGMRYAEPSIETGIQKLVDQGITEIVLFPLYPQYAMSTTETVIEKAEEVRKKKFPKVKINYIQPFYNRDIYINCLAESIKEKLPENFDALQFSYHGVPERHIYKTDPTKTCNLNDCCSRDDNPSHQFCYRHQCYNTTQRVIEKLNLPKEKTIVSFQSRLGKDKWIEPYTDETLETIGKKGIKNLAIVCPAFVSDCLETLEEISVEGKEQFMHGGGENFHYIPCLNDEDRWIEVVKILCEEKLNDFYLV, encoded by the coding sequence TTGAATAATAAAGGAATTTTACTGGTCAACCTCGGATCACCGAGATCAACCTCTGTAAACGACGTAAAGGAATATCTTGATGAATTTTTGATGGATGAAAGAGTAATCGATTACCGTTGGATCTTTCGTGCTCTTCTTGTACAGGGAATCATCCTGAAAACAAGACCTGCCAAATCTGCTGAAGCTTATAAAACGGTTTGGACAGATGAAGGTTCACCACTGATTGTCATTACTGAAAAAATTCAGAAAAAACTTCAGAAACTGGTAGATGTTCCCGTGGAAATAGGAATGAGATATGCAGAACCCAGCATTGAAACCGGTATTCAGAAACTGGTAGATCAGGGAATTACTGAGATCGTTCTTTTCCCTTTATATCCTCAATATGCCATGAGTACTACGGAAACGGTAATTGAAAAGGCAGAAGAAGTAAGAAAAAAGAAATTTCCGAAAGTAAAGATCAATTATATTCAGCCTTTTTACAACAGGGATATTTATATCAACTGTCTGGCGGAAAGTATTAAAGAGAAACTTCCTGAAAATTTTGATGCCCTGCAGTTTTCTTATCATGGAGTTCCGGAAAGACATATTTATAAGACAGATCCTACCAAGACCTGTAATCTTAATGACTGCTGTTCCAGAGACGATAATCCGAGCCATCAGTTCTGTTATCGCCATCAATGCTATAACACAACACAGCGTGTTATTGAGAAACTGAATTTACCTAAAGAAAAAACAATCGTTTCTTTCCAGTCAAGATTAGGAAAAGATAAATGGATTGAACCATATACCGACGAAACGTTGGAAACAATTGGTAAAAAAGGGATAAAAAACCTGGCCATAGTATGCCCGGCATTCGTTTCTGACTGTCTTGAAACCCTGGAAGAAATTTCTGTAGAAGGAAAAGAACAGTTTATGCACGGAGGCGGAGAAAATTTCCATTATATCCCATGTCTGAATGATGAGGACCGATGGATTGAAGTCGTAAAAATCCTTTGTGAGGAAAAACTGAATGATTTTTATTTGGTATAA